Within the Candidatus Neomarinimicrobiota bacterium genome, the region TAGGCCGCTGTCCCGCTGCAGCACCATCAGCCCGCCCCACTTCCGCTGGGACAACTCCTGACTGCCGTCCACCACCGCATCGATGGTCCGGCTGCCTGTGATCCGGAAAATTCCCCGGATCACCGGCGTTTGGCCGATGTAGATGAGCAGGCGGCGCAACTCCGGCTGAAACAGAATGACGAAGGCCACCACCCATACCGTCTGCAACTGACCCATGAGCCAGGAGAGAGCATTCATGTTCAGCAGGCGCGCCACCAGGGTTACAACCAGCAGGATCACCAGTCCCACCAGCATCTGGCCCGCCCTGGTATTCTGGAAGTACTTATAGAGGGTATAGAAAATGAATGACACCGCTACGATGTCCACTATATCAAAGAGCGAGATAGGCAGGAAGCCAATGTGGAAAATCTCTAGATTCATGTTCGACCTATGAGTCTTTGAAATACTATCCGGGATTTGAGTGCCGGGACCACCTCATGGACGCGGAGGATATCAGCACCGTTCACCATGGCGATAGTTCCGGCCGCTATACTCTCCTCATACCGCTCTTTAGGCACCTCGCCCAATTCGTTCTGCAGAAACGATTTACGGGATACCCCCACCAGAACCGGCCGACCAAACACCCGCAGCTCCCGCAAACGACGCAGGATTTCGTAATTGTCTTCCCGGCATTTGCCAAACCCGATACCCGGGTCGATAATGATCTGCTCCTCCTTCACCGCCCTTTTCACCGCCCACGCAAGCCGCTCATCGAAGAACCGATGCAACTCATCCATCAAATGGTCATAATGGGGATTCTGCTGCATAGTCTTAGGTTCGCCCTGCATATGCATCATGACGTACGGGCACCCCGCCTGCGCCACCACCTCAAGCATTCGGGGATCATGACGACCGGCACTCACATCATTGACCAGGTTGGCACCGGCTTCAAGAGCCTCCACGGCGACCGGGGCTTTCATGGTGTCGATGGAAATGGGCCGGTCGGTTTGCTCCCGCAACCGCCTAATCACAGGCAACACCCGGCGGAGCTCTTCCTCCTCAGGCACTGGATCAGAACCCGGCCGGGTGGATTCACCACCGACATCAATCATCTCAGCTCCTTGTTCGTAAAGGGTCATGCCATGTTGTATGGCGGCATTCTCCTCAAGATAACAGTTTCCATCACTGAACGAGTCCGGGGTTACGTTGAGAACGCCCATAAGCAGGGGGTAACGAGATGGATTAATTGCCAGGGACGACATAAGGGAGGGCAGTGGCGGTGGATTCTGGGAGGTATTTTTGATAAAGGCTGTTATTTGCCGGGCGACCTGTTTCAGTCCAAAGGGCTGGGCCTTGAGCCGGGCACTGAGCTTGGCAAGCTGCCGTCGGGTACCCATAATAATCACATCCTGGGCTACCGGATCACCGAGGATCACCGTCCGGCTGGTGGCACACTCACCTCCCACACTAAGCATCTCCTGCTTAAGGATATTCGCGGCGGGGGATTTCAGCGCCCGCAGGCGCAAAAGGTGGAAAAACGCTTTGGGAGACATGATTCCAATGCCTCCCTCGTCCACGTTGATCGAATCAAATTCGCGCGCCAGCTCATCAGGTGAGAGGGCGATAATCTCCCTGAGGGTGCCCACCGTCTATGTCAGCTGGTTGACTTCGGGGACGAAGGTGCCTTTCGTCCTGGCTTAGTGGTCGACGAGGTTTTACTGCGTGACGCAGCAACAGGGACCGGCTTTCTTCCCTGAGTCGGAACCGTTTTTTTGCCGGAGGTGCTGCGGCTCTGGCGCTTGGCCTTTAACTTGGGACGACCATCGGGAGATACCTTGGGCAGATCCTTCCCGGCAAAAAGTTGCGGTAGCTCCTCACCGTGGACTGTCTCGGTCTCCAGCAAGGCGTTGGCCAGCAGACTGAGCTTGTCCATATGCTCAGTGAGAATCTGCGTTGCCCGGCGCTCCGCTGCCAGAATGATGTTACGGATCTCTTGGTCGATGGTGCGGGAGGTTTCCTCACTGATATTCTTATGCTGCTGAATCTCCCGGCCCAGGAAAAGCTCCTGTTCGTTTTTGCCTAAAGTAGTGGGGCCAACCTTATCGCTCATCCCCCACTCGACCACCATGCGGCGGGCCAGCTCCGTAGCCACTTCCAGATCGTTGCCGGCACCGGTAGTCAGATCGTTGAAGACCAAGCGTTCAGCCGTGCGGCCACCCATGAGGATATCCAGGCGAGCCTGGATGTAAGTACGACTGTAATTATGTTTATCATCCAGGGGCAGCTGAGCTGTGAGCCCCAGGGCTCGACCCCGGGGGATAATGGTGATC harbors:
- a CDS encoding TIGR00159 family protein, with protein sequence MNLEIFHIGFLPISLFDIVDIVAVSFIFYTLYKYFQNTRAGQMLVGLVILLVVTLVARLLNMNALSWLMGQLQTVWVVAFVILFQPELRRLLIYIGQTPVIRGIFRITGSRTIDAVVDGSQELSQRKWGGLMVLQRDSGL
- the folP gene encoding dihydropteroate synthase, whose amino-acid sequence is MGTLREIIALSPDELAREFDSINVDEGGIGIMSPKAFFHLLRLRALKSPAANILKQEMLSVGGECATSRTVILGDPVAQDVIIMGTRRQLAKLSARLKAQPFGLKQVARQITAFIKNTSQNPPPLPSLMSSLAINPSRYPLLMGVLNVTPDSFSDGNCYLEENAAIQHGMTLYEQGAEMIDVGGESTRPGSDPVPEEEELRRVLPVIRRLREQTDRPISIDTMKAPVAVEALEAGANLVNDVSAGRHDPRMLEVVAQAGCPYVMMHMQGEPKTMQQNPHYDHLMDELHRFFDERLAWAVKRAVKEEQIIIDPGIGFGKCREDNYEILRRLRELRVFGRPVLVGVSRKSFLQNELGEVPKERYEESIAAGTIAMVNGADILRVHEVVPALKSRIVFQRLIGRT